In the genome of Hydractinia symbiolongicarpus strain clone_291-10 chromosome 5, HSymV2.1, whole genome shotgun sequence, one region contains:
- the LOC130646138 gene encoding galanin receptor type 1-like, whose protein sequence is MVERYWAIVLKNNLTHIICRNKTLLDCKNEYHTIPKELLDPYEKDVLDFPFLADKWPVLMLSIIALFCNVSELVCLKLRKLKNTKSEYFIISLCFLDLAYSLLTITAITVKLIEEKARIYESEEIIIITKQFQWFSIFGSIFHVLAISLERVFAVTYLMEYRVLMEKANMLVCVLTLWILTLVLQGSISIFQYHKGIEYGLEKASRTADQATGGIIFFVGFLICILNITMVYKILKQAILLRGFSERKNRRASIASRKRSGVETLAFITCCLVSFGFLIFNFPYAAMLIFFKEASLKFEITAECLLITNSIFNPIIYFWRGYWLRTNRRKSVKRSLSYSQSTEAIFHLNNTPFNYRRSQETITLASTNNNSTL, encoded by the coding sequence ATGGTCGAGCGATATTGGGCTATTGTGTTGAAGAATAATTTAACGCACATTATATGCCGTAACAAGAcattattagactgtaaaaacGAGTATCACACAATCCCAAAAGAGCTTCTTGACCCTTATGAGAAAGATGTATTAGATTTTCCATTTCTAGCAGACAAATGGCCGGTTCTTATGCTCAGCATCATCGCCCTTTTCTGCAATGTAAGTGAACTTGTATGTTTGAAGTTGCGAAAGTTAAAAAACACCAAATCAGAATATTTCATAATAAGTTTATGTTTTCTTGACTTAGCTTACAGTTTACTTACTATTACAGCCATAACTGTAAAATTAATAGAAGAAAAAGCAAGAATTTATGAATCAGAGGAGATTATTATCATAACGAAGCAGTTTCAATGGTTTTCAATTTTTGGGTCGATTTTCCATGTGCTGGCTATCTCATTGGAAAGAGTATTTGCTGTAACGTACTTAATGGAATATAGAGTGTTAATGGAAAAAGCAAATATGTTGGTATGTGTTCTAACGTTGTGGATACTAACCCTGGTTTTACAAGGGTCCATAAGCATTTTTCAATATCACAAAGGAATCGAATATGGGTTAGAAAAAGCTTCGAGAACAGCTGATCAGGCCACCGGGggaattatattttttgttggatTCCTAATATGTATTTTAAACATTACCATGGTGTATAAAATACTAAAACAAGCAATTCTCTTGAGAGGTTTTTCTGAAAGAAAGAATCGCAGAGCTTCAATTGCTAGCAGAAAAAGAAGTGGAGTCGAAACATTAGCTTTCATCACATGTTGTTTGGTTTCTTTtggatttttgatatttaactTTCCTTACGCCGCAATGTTAATATTTTTCAAGGAAGCCAGTTTAAAGTTTGAAATAACAGCAGAATGTTTACTGATTACAAATTCAATATTTAAtccaataatttatttttggaGGGGATACTGGTTGCGAACCAACAGACGAAAAAGCGTTAAAAGAAGTTTGAGTTACTCCCAGTCAACGGAAGCCATATTTCATTTGAACAATACGCCATTTAATTACCGAAGATCTCAAGAAACAATTACATTGGCTTCTACAAATAATAACTCCACTTTGTAA
- the LOC130646135 gene encoding uncharacterized protein LOC130646135, translated as MWSLQNLQSPGMFRPQIQACMPGFFQFSLDFIPVLDHVRLLISLCHVTPLRRVPQKQGFFLSSQIFWEGNKVTNIFNKHAPVIDKRVKGRLCPWMTTDIRVLMTDRDKALRYARKTNKACDWTAYKKLRNKCTYAVNMAKFNSNKKLLEENSDKPRKFWQTIKNIMPCKSKGTSCRSHFLEDGCVKADTPVQKSNLLSNFFSNVAMSLRKKSIFMKDFIWRQPNKVEPIRTQRFDFKYVSKSFVEKELKNLKRHKATGIDNLPPAVMKDSANEISQPLCFIINLSLSTADVPTEWKHPTVTPIHKSGPSTKVDNYRPISILPIASRILERAVHTQLMKYLEKNNLLSEQQFGYRRKRSTDIAATVFLDSIRTEIDRGNLVGATFIDLSKAFDTVGHSILLSKLPSFGIHDNELKWFTDYLFNRKQQVVYENSKSNVSNMTCGVPQGSILGPLLFLIYFNDFKSALRKSKTVKFADDTVLYVAHKSVQDIENALNDELKNISTYLANNDLVINLKKGKTEVMLFGSGKKLSSIPHKPNIKFGTVDINVTKRYKYLGSTIDPTLTLSDNFNKAYKKASSRLRLLQNLRKNMDNNTATTIYNTMIIPLVVFNSIINLNFSKTEINKLNSLDSRAKQITKNANIKSTYTVILRHACKTVKKCFAGETCSNMKEYFEVNSHSKCTRNQNCLLKISKIKLEVTRGSFRYMGAKIYNSLPLDIRKATTVNDFNQKIKDFGMEDASTPALFALGPQPLVVADTSAPTLFFMVTYFTSPTVFTGGPPCFMVTPCTLVYFSLFVTSWMLWHPFSASCCDQCTPSTTLSD; from the exons ATGTGGTCACTCCAAAATCTTCAAAGTCCTGGGATGTTCCGACCTCAGATACAGGCATGCATGCCtggattttttcaattcagcCTTGATTTCATCCCAGTCCTAGATCATGTTCGTCTCCTCATCAGCCTGTGTCATGTCACTCCTCTCCGAAGGGTACCGCAAAAACAGGGCTTTTTTCTGTCGTCTCAAATTTTTTGGGAAGGCA ACAAGGTTACAAACATTTTCAACAAACATGCACCAGTAATTGATAAACGTGTAAAGGGTCGTTTATGCCCTTGGATGACAACTGATATCCGTGTATTAATGACTGACAGGGACAAAGCACTACGTTACGCTCGGAAAACCAATAAAGCCTGTGACTGGACCGCGTATAAAAAACTGCGAAACAAGTGCACATATGCTGTGAACATGGCTAAGTTTAATTCCAACAAAAAGCTTTTAGAAGAAAATTCAGATAAACCGAGGAAGTTTTGGCAGACAATAAAAAACATCATGCCTTGCAAATCCAAAGGAACGTCCTGTAGATCACATTTTCTTGAAGACGGTTGTGTTAAAGCTGACACTCCTGTTCAAAAATCTAACTTACTAAGCAATTTCTTTTCAAATGTTGCAATGTCTTTAAGAAAGAAATCCATTTTCATGAAAGATTTCATTTGGCGCCAACCAAACAAAGTCGAACCAATAAGGACACAAAGGTttgattttaaatatgtttccaAGTCTTTCGTAGAAAAGGAATTGAAGAACTTAAAACGCCACAAGGCAACTGGTATTGATAACCTGCCACCAGCTGTGATGAAAGATAGTGCTAATGAAATATCACAACCGCTATGTTTCATAATCAACTTGTCACTGAGTACAGCAGATGTACCTACAGAATGGAAACACCCTACTGTTACACCAATACACAAGTCGGGACCATCTACCAAAGTTGACAACTATCGTCCAATTTCGATTCTACCAATTGCCTCAAGAATCCTTGAACGAGCTGTACATACACAATTGATGAAATACCTGGAGAAAAATAATTTGCTTTCTGAGCAACAGTTCGGATATCGACGTAAGAGATCAACTGATATTGCAGCTACAGTATTCCTCGACAGCATTCGTACTGAAATTGATCGTGGGAATTTAGTTGGAGCAACCTTTATAGATTTGTCTAAAGCCTTCGACACAGTGGGCCACAGTATTCTGCTATCAAAGCTACCATCTTTTGGCATTCACGACAATGAGTTAAAATGGTTCACCGACTACCTTTTTAATCGGAAACAACAAGTCGTTTATGAAAATTCGAAATCCAACGTTTCAAATATGACATGCGGTGTTCCACAAGGCTCCATTTTAGGACCCTTGTTGTTTTTGATTTACTTCAACGATTTTAAATCAGCCCTACGTAAGAGTAAAACAGTGAAATTTGCTGATGACACCGTGTTGTATGTTGCACACAAGTCCGTACAAGATATTGAAAATGCTTTGAATGATGAACTTAAAAATATATCGACATATCTCGCAAATAACGATCTAGTTATAAATTTGAAGAAGGGTAAAACAGAGGTGATGTTATTCGGTAGTGGGAAAAAATTGTCATCTATACCACACAAACCGAATATTAAATTTGGTACAGTTGATATTAACGTAACGAAGCGCTACAAGTATCTTGGTTCTACAATTGATCCAACTCTAACTCTATCAGATAACTTCAACAAAGCATATAAAAAAGCTTCTTCTCGTTTACGTCTGTTACAAAATCTGAGAAAGAACATGGACAATAATACTGCCACAACAATTTACAACACTATGATTATaccactggtagttttcaacagTATCATAAATTTGAACTTCTCAAAaaccgaaataaataaattgaattctCTGGACAGCCGTGCAAAACAGATAACCAAAAACGCAAACATCAAATCAACTTACACTGTTATTTTGCGACATGCTTGTAAAACGGTTAAGAAATGCTTTGCTGGTGAAACATGTAGTAACATGAAAGAATACTTTGAAGTAAATTCTCACTCCAAATGCACGAGAAACCAAAACTGTTTGCTGAAGATTTCAAAAATCAAATTGGAAGTAACACGAGGCAGTTTTCGTTATATGGGAGCGAAAATATATAACAGTTTGCCACTAGATATACGAAAAGCGACAACTGTGAATGACTTTAATCAAAAGATCAAAGATTTC gGCATGGAAG ACGCTTCAACCCCCGCACTCTTTGCATTAGGCCCTCAGCCTTTGGTGGTCGCAGACACTTCCGCCCCTACACTCTTTTTCATGGTGACATATTTCACTTCCCCCACAGTGTTTACAGGTGGACCTCCGTGTTTCATGGTGACACCTTGTACGCTGGTATATTTTTCCTTGTTTGTGACCAGTTGGATGTTGTG GCATCCGTTTTCAGCCTCGTGTTGTGATCAATGTACCCCTTCAACTACGCTCTCTGATTAA
- the LOC130646175 gene encoding uncharacterized protein LOC130646175, whose product MQNIFTCRKSSNINMEEVTDFYKTYIKENYPTIEHFKEINVGIITQDMMEYITKYALINRKSIQTSNWQEIMTEKEHQVFLKYNQQKIQQKIEDLHIPTLYGYFIEEPLHEFTLLKELKETLSRDLSYLCTESLSLLLDPKGVLYGRIKPHGFTLLHKVIQGHEERFHHKVSIGCSCSLVKFLIDNGADINAKDYSGITPFDAAAENLLLSSLEVMLKTGKIDREQINSALFSITSKVSDISAEKFEKCLKLLHAYGGKLDSLDLYDNSLLNHYLFLNKCEKRAIRITKILVQNSPNWFRKNKFGLSPLHSCCAVFLHSDISDILNYLCSLKSINVDERDNYSRSPLIYAVMRGFKKCCNTLLSHGADINLKDKHGLTSLHYASMLNDANVFELLLSNDKADVHAEDRFGDIPLVYAAATGQSSIIDMLYRLHNVNNVLHDRLLSVAEINDHSNCVIDLTQIIEQKAKTGEKNPQKFELGKKRYHNWLKEKRKATAEEEQIEGKVLPLRKLYDLEKLRKTENDEVKSEVTVLLTRIADIVSTKDEKLSFVPLLSGSNAEGTKVGIVDEIDFLCNMVFLSSRLHITLLESDILPGYVNLRIDNPQEAYSMCVLQEIKQNFFLSANYVGSQLFDAFSAAISDVEVFSDLHLTWNNDFSSSELISTIQLIWNGRNYKNLKILIDLVPTIPITDHVRLSSTFQTINKHLDIDDVLQQVAVVAKRSTDGFNERADVLWRYSFSNLETKILLMLPENARAGYKLVKFIREKRICPLIAMPKYYISSYLLKTCLLHEVVNEIKIGGVTSLEKFDDKSWGSKILSRLQFFMETRGNVPHFFHEDVNLKTSDKEAVLAYCEIGKGWLKHPWNYCF is encoded by the coding sequence ATGCAGAATATTTTTACTTGTAGAAAGAGTTCAAATATAAATATGGAAGAAGTAACAGACTTCTATAAAacttatattaaagaaaattatcCAACTATAgaacattttaaagaaataaatgtgGGTATTATTACACAAGATATGATGGAATATATAACCAAATATGCACTCATAAATAGAAAGTCAATTCAGACTTCAAATTGGCAGGAGATTATGACAGAAAAAGAGCATCAGGTATTTCTAAAATACAACCAACAGAAGATTCAACAAAAGATTGAGGATCTTCATATACCCACCCTTTATGGGTACTTTATTGAAGAGCCTCTTCATGAATTTACCCTCCTCAAAGAACTTAAAGAGACTTTAAGTCGCGACCTTTCCTACCTTTGTACTGAAAGTCTTAGTTTACTTCTTGATCCTAAAGGTGTACTGTATGGAAGAATAAAACCACATGGATTTACACTCCTTCACAAAGTTATACAAGGGCATGAAGAAAGGTTTCATCATAAAGTAAGCATTGGTTGTAGCTGCTCACTTGTAAAATTCTTAATTGATAATGGGGCTGATATTAACGCAAAAGATTACAGTGGTATAACTCCTTTTGATGCAGCAGCAGAAAACTTGTTGTTATCTTCTTTAGAAGTCATGCTTAAGACTGGAAAAATAGACCGTGAACAAATCAATTCAGCTTTGTTTTCTATTACAAGTAAAGTATCCGATATTAGTGctgaaaagtttgaaaaatgtttaaagTTGTTACATGCGTATGGTGGCAAGTTAGATAGTCTCGATCTGTATGATAACTCGCTCTTGAATCActatctttttttaaacaagtGTGAAAAACGTGCCATACGTATAACAAAAATACTGGTTCAAAACTCTCCAAACTGGTTTCGAAAGAACAAATTTGGTCTTTCACCCTTGCATAGTTGTTGTGCTGTATTTCTGCATAGTGATATCTCTGATATCTTAAACTACCTTTGTAGTCTTAAGTCTATAAATGTAGACGAACGAGACAATTATTCAAGATCTCCTTTGATTTATGCAGTGATGCGAGGATTCAAGAAATGTTGTAATACACTTTTATCGCACGGGGCAGACATAAACTTAAAAGATAAACATGGTTTAACTAGCCTGCATTATGCGTCAATGCTGAATGATGCCAATGTTTTTGAATTACTTCTAAGCAACGACAAGGCAGATGTACATGCTGAAGATCGTTTTGGTGATATCCCGCTTGTTTATGCTGCTGCAACAGGCCAATCAAGTATTATTGATATGCTTTATCGACTTCATAATGTTAATAATGTTTTACATGACAGGTTACTGTCAGTAGCCGAGATTAACGATCATTCCAATTGTGTTATCGATTTGACGCAGATTATAGAGCAGAAAGCTAAAACAGGAGAAAAAAACCCCCAAAAGTTTGAGTTGGGAAAAAAGAGATATCACAAttggttaaaagaaaaaagaaaagctaCTGCGGAGGAAGAGCAAATTGAAGGAAAAGTATTACCCTTAAGAAAGTTGTACGACCTAGAAAAACTGCGTAAAACGGAGAATGATGAAGTGAAATCTGAGGTAACAGTATTATTAACTAGAATTGCCGACATTGTGAGCACGAAAGATGAAAAACTTAGTTTTGTTCCACTTCTTTCTGGAAGTAATGCAGAGGGTACGAAAGTTGGAATAGTTGATGAAATTGACTTTTtgtgtaatatggtgtttttgTCCTCCCGTTTACATATTACGTTATTAGAAAGCGATATCTTACCTGGATATGTCAACTTAAGGATTGACAATCCGCAGGAAGCTTACAGTATGTGTGTATTACAAGAAATAAAGCAAAATTTCTTTCTATCTGCCAATTACGTTGGCTCTCAGCTCTTTGATGCATTTTCTGCAGCCATATCAGATGTTGAAGTTTTTAGTGATCTTCATTTGACTTGGAATAATGATTTTTCTTCAAGTGAATTGATATCCACAATCCAACTTATATGGAATGGAAGGAAttataaaaatctgaaaattttaattgatcTTGTTCCAACAATACCTATAACGGATCACGTGAGATTGTCTTCTACTTTCCAAACAATTAACAAGCACCTAGATATAGACGATGTTTTGCAACAAGTAGCAGTAGTAGCTAAACGATCTACTGATGGTTTTAATGAGAGAGCGGACGTCCTGTGGAGATACTCGTTTTCTAACTTAGAGACCAAAATATTACTAATGTTACCAGAGAATGCCCGAGCTGGTTACAAACTTGTTAAGTTCATtcgtgaaaaaagaatttgtcCCTTAATTGCAATGCCGAAGTATTACATTTCCAgctacttactaaaaacatGTCTGTTACATGAAGTGgttaacgaaataaaaataGGAGGTGTAACTTCCTTGGAAAAATTTGATGATAAATCTTGGGGTTCAAAAATTCTAAGCAGATTGCAATTCTTCATGGAAACAAGAGGCAATGTGCCTCATTTCTTTCATGAAGACGTCAACTTGAAAACTTCTGACAAAGAAGCTGTATTGGCTTATTGTGAAATTGGAAAGGGGTGGTTAAAACATCCATGGAATTATTGTTTTTAG